In Belonocnema kinseyi isolate 2016_QV_RU_SX_M_011 chromosome 4, B_treatae_v1, whole genome shotgun sequence, a single window of DNA contains:
- the LOC117171512 gene encoding putative lipoyltransferase 2, mitochondrial, with protein sequence MTSRVVKVLWVGRLSYGTGLRLQKALADQHHDQTLNSPANTLVLLEHNPVYTVGIRNKGYDQEDEKKLKNLGAEFYKTNRGGLITFHGPGQLVAYPIINLKDFQGGIKWYVCQIEKMIIRLCAEFGIQGKTSPDTGVWIDDKKICAIGIHGSRYITTHGLALNCNTDLRWFDHIDPCGIQDKGVTSISKELAMDVRIDDVLPLFKNAFQDQFECSLVEFPPGEASEILRSCSKD encoded by the coding sequence ATGACATCGAGAGTAGTGAAAGTACTTTGGGTTGGACGCCTCAGTTACGGAACTGGTCTTCGATTACAGAAAGCATTAGCAGACCAGCACCACGATCAAACGCTGAACAGTCCAGCCAATACTCTCGTTTTATTAGAACACAATCCCGTCTATACCGTCGGCATAAGAAACAAGGGATACGACcaagaagatgaaaaaaaattgaaaaaccttgGAGCGGAATTCTATAAAACAAATCGAGGTGGCCTCATAACTTTCCACGGCCCTGGTCAACTTGTTGCTTATCCGATAATAAACTTAAAAGATTTCCAAGGCGGTATTAAGTGGTACGTTTGTCAGATAGAAAAAATGATCATCAGACTCTGTGCAGAGTTTGGCATCCAGGGAAAAACTTCACCAGACACTGGAGTTTGGATCGATGATAAAAAAATCTGCGCGATTGGAATTCATGGAAGTCGGTACATTACGACCCATGGATTGGCTTTGAATTGTAATACGGATCTAAGATGGTTCGATCATATTGATCCTTGTGGGATTCAAGATAAAGGCGTTACGAGCATCAGCAAGGAATTAGCCATGGATGTGAGAATTGATGATGTACTTCCTTTGTTCAAAAATGCTTTTCAAGATCAATTTGAGTGTTCGCTGGTCGAGTTCCCGCCTGGAGAAGCTTCGGAAATACTCCGAAGTTGCAGTAAAGATTGA
- the LOC117170836 gene encoding zinc finger MYM-type protein 6-like, producing MSDYLQYGLRMKESGDPQCLICLKVFTVSLKSPSKMKRHFERIHPESQNLPVEVFETKLRELEFLEGKVREMLGSESTVEDNEDLRLRRKLCECSYAAALAIARAGKPQTEVGTLISPICAEWTRILWGDKKAQIIENISHSARTIDRRITELGIDMRGQLKNELNSSEIFAIQVDGSTDVSNVEQLLGFVRFIGKKDIEERMLFCKSMEGQATGHLLFQGMMEKTAFF from the coding sequence ATGTCGGACTATTTGCAGTACGGTCTTCGCATGAAAGAAAGTGGTGACCCGCAgtgcttaatttgtttaaaagtatttacCGTCTCGCTTAAATCTCCCTCAAAAATGAAACGTCATTTTGAGCGAATCCACCCAGAATCTCAAAACCTTCCGGTCGAGGTCTTTGAAACCAAATTGCGCGAACTTGAGTTTTTGGAGGGAAAAGTTCGGGAAATGTTGGGTAGTGAATCAACAGTAGAAGACAACGAGGACTTACGATTGAGGCGAAAGTTATGTGAGTGCTCATATGCTGCAGCACTAGCTATTGCCCGGGCAGGTAAGCCACAAACAGAAGTGGGAACATTAATTAGTCCAATTTGTGCGGAATGGACTCGAATTTTATGGGGGGATAAGAAGgcccaaattattgaaaatatttctcacTCCGCGCGAACAATTGATAGGCGAATCACGGAACTGGGGATTGATATGCGGGGTCAACTTAAAAATGAGCTAAACTCTAGTGAAATCTTTGCCATTCAGGTTGACGGCTCAACTGATGTCAGCAATGTTGAGCAACTTTTGGGATTCGTTCGCTTCATTGGCAAAAAGGACATTGAAGAACGGATGCTTTTTTGTAAAAGTATGGAGGGGCAAGCAACGGGACATTTACTTTTTCAAGGGATGATGGAAAAAacggcttttttttaa